A region of Paraburkholderia largidicola DNA encodes the following proteins:
- a CDS encoding response regulator: protein MATQILVVDDDVELRDLLRDYLARQGIEVSVLHDASSLERRIERERPDLIVLDLMMPGVDGLTALRKLRASGDDIPVIMLTARADDVDRIVGLELGADDYLGKPFNPRELLARVQAVLRRRKTLPSAAAPEQREPFSFGRFTLDFQSRTLHQEGKPLTLSGSEFALLKIFVNHPMRTLTRERLLELLHGPEYDGTDRGIDVQVWRLRRILETDPSVPRFIQTVRGRGYVFVPDGEQHAASN, encoded by the coding sequence ATGGCTACTCAAATTCTTGTCGTCGATGACGACGTCGAACTGCGCGATCTGCTGCGCGATTATCTGGCCCGGCAAGGCATTGAAGTGTCGGTGCTCCACGACGCCAGTTCACTGGAGCGCCGCATCGAACGCGAACGGCCCGACCTGATCGTGCTCGATCTGATGATGCCGGGTGTCGACGGTCTCACGGCGCTGCGCAAGCTGCGCGCGTCGGGCGACGATATCCCCGTCATCATGCTGACGGCGCGCGCGGACGACGTGGACCGTATCGTCGGGCTGGAGCTCGGCGCAGACGATTACCTCGGCAAGCCGTTCAACCCGCGCGAACTCCTCGCGCGTGTGCAGGCGGTGTTGCGCCGCCGCAAGACGCTGCCCTCGGCGGCTGCGCCCGAGCAGCGCGAGCCGTTCTCGTTCGGCCGTTTCACGCTCGACTTCCAGTCGCGCACACTGCATCAGGAAGGCAAGCCGCTCACGTTGTCGGGCAGTGAATTCGCGCTGCTGAAGATTTTCGTCAATCATCCTATGCGAACGCTCACGCGTGAGCGCCTGCTCGAACTGCTGCACGGACCGGAATACGACGGCACCGACCGGGGCATCGACGTGCAGGTGTGGCGCCTGCGCCGCATTCTCGAAACCGATCCGTCCGTGCCGCGCTTCATTCAGACCGTACGCGGGCGCGGATACGTGTTCGTCCCCGATGGCGAGCAACATGCGGCGTCCAATTGA
- a CDS encoding periplasmic heavy metal sensor translates to MSKKTSRFLAVAAASLALSLGAAFAAQPEGGPGGPGMTHGGPGWHHGGFMKELNQLHGQLKLNADQEKAWQAALDTMKQSHEAERANHEQMRQQFKQMQQQPILDLNAMHAAHQQIEQKDAQLREQTSTAWLNFYNGLNDQQKTTVSTALKQHFAKMEQRHQKMHERWEKHRGDAAASAVKP, encoded by the coding sequence ATGTCCAAAAAAACATCACGCTTTCTCGCCGTTGCCGCTGCATCGCTTGCACTGAGTCTCGGGGCCGCCTTCGCTGCCCAGCCGGAAGGTGGCCCCGGCGGTCCTGGCATGACCCATGGCGGCCCGGGCTGGCACCACGGCGGCTTCATGAAGGAACTGAACCAGTTGCACGGGCAACTGAAACTGAACGCGGACCAGGAAAAGGCATGGCAGGCCGCGCTCGACACGATGAAGCAAAGCCATGAAGCCGAGCGCGCGAACCATGAGCAGATGCGCCAGCAGTTCAAGCAGATGCAGCAGCAGCCCATTCTCGACCTGAACGCGATGCACGCCGCGCATCAGCAGATCGAGCAGAAGGACGCGCAACTGCGCGAGCAGACCTCGACGGCATGGCTCAACTTCTATAACGGCCTGAACGACCAGCAGAAGACCACCGTCAGCACCGCGCTCAAGCAGCACTTCGCGAAGATGGAGCAGCGTCATCAGAAGATGCACGAGCGCTGGGAAAAGCATCGCGGCGACGCAGCGGCTTCGGCGGTGAAGCCTTAA
- a CDS encoding pirin family protein: MIRIRRSDERGHANHGWLNAKHSFSFADYHDPEHMHFGPLRVINEDRIAAGQGFGTHGHRDMEIVTYVLDGALSHRDSLGNGSTIRPGDVQRMSAGTGVMHSEFNGSQEDPLHLLQIWIIPKRAGDQPGYEEKRFTDADKRGQLRVVASPEGRDGSVTIHADASIYAGLFDGEERAELALAAGRQAYVHVARGAVTVNGEALKAGDAAMITDTASVTVENGEGAEVLLFDLGQLR; encoded by the coding sequence ATGATCAGGATTCGTCGTTCCGACGAGCGCGGCCATGCCAACCACGGCTGGCTGAACGCCAAACACAGCTTTTCGTTTGCCGATTACCACGATCCCGAGCACATGCACTTCGGTCCGCTGCGCGTGATCAACGAGGACCGGATCGCCGCGGGGCAGGGCTTCGGCACGCACGGGCACCGCGACATGGAGATCGTCACCTATGTGCTCGACGGCGCCTTGTCGCATCGCGACAGCCTCGGCAACGGCTCGACGATCCGTCCCGGCGACGTGCAACGCATGAGCGCGGGCACGGGCGTGATGCACAGCGAGTTCAACGGATCGCAGGAAGATCCGCTGCATCTGCTGCAGATCTGGATCATCCCGAAGCGCGCGGGCGACCAGCCGGGCTATGAAGAAAAGCGTTTCACCGATGCCGACAAGCGCGGGCAGTTGCGCGTCGTTGCGTCGCCGGAAGGGCGCGACGGCTCGGTGACGATCCACGCCGATGCGTCGATCTACGCCGGTTTGTTCGATGGCGAAGAACGCGCGGAGCTTGCGCTTGCGGCGGGACGCCAGGCGTATGTGCACGTCGCGCGCGGCGCCGTCACGGTCAACGGCGAAGCGCTGAAGGCGGGCGACGCCGCGATGATCACCGATACCGCGAGCGTCACGGTCGAAAACGGCGAGGGCGCGGAAGTGCTGCTGTTCGACCTCGGTCAGTTGCGTTAA
- a CDS encoding ABC transporter substrate-binding protein has product MKKYALCVALAVMASGAMAKEWKTVRIGVDASYPPFESVAPGGQMVGFDVDLTRALCAKMNVRCVWIPQDLDGIIPALKGRKFDIIVSSLTVTDKRREQIDFSDRLFDAPARMIAKKGSPLLPTVESLKGKHVGVEQGSTQEAYAKAYWEPKGVTVVPYQNQDQVYSDLATGRLDAALQDELQADAGFLKTPRGKDFAWAGPEVKDPKTLGEGTAIGVRKEDGELKAKLNKALAEVHQDGTFTKLEKQYFDVDIDQSR; this is encoded by the coding sequence ATGAAGAAGTACGCACTGTGCGTGGCGCTCGCCGTCATGGCTTCGGGGGCCATGGCAAAAGAATGGAAAACCGTGCGTATCGGGGTCGACGCCAGCTATCCGCCGTTCGAATCAGTGGCGCCGGGCGGCCAGATGGTCGGTTTCGACGTCGATCTGACCCGCGCGCTGTGCGCGAAGATGAACGTCAGGTGCGTATGGATCCCCCAGGATCTCGACGGCATCATTCCGGCGCTGAAGGGCAGGAAGTTCGACATCATCGTGTCGTCGCTGACCGTGACCGACAAGCGCCGCGAGCAGATCGACTTCTCCGACAGGCTGTTCGACGCGCCCGCGCGCATGATCGCGAAGAAGGGCTCGCCGCTGCTGCCGACGGTCGAATCCCTGAAAGGCAAGCACGTCGGCGTCGAACAGGGCTCGACGCAGGAAGCGTACGCGAAGGCGTACTGGGAGCCGAAAGGCGTGACGGTCGTGCCTTACCAGAACCAGGATCAGGTCTACTCGGATCTGGCGACGGGGCGTCTCGACGCCGCGCTGCAGGATGAGCTGCAGGCCGACGCAGGCTTCCTGAAGACGCCGCGCGGCAAGGATTTCGCGTGGGCGGGTCCGGAAGTGAAGGACCCGAAGACGCTCGGCGAAGGCACGGCCATCGGCGTGCGCAAGGAAGACGGCGAACTGAAGGCGAAGCTGAACAAGGCGCTTGCCGAGGTCCACCAGGACGGCACGTTCACGAAGCTCGAAAAGCAGTATTTCGACGTCGATATTGACCAGAGCCGATAA
- a CDS encoding ABC transporter permease, giving the protein MLFQGYGPIIFAGTVQTVKLAILSLAFAFVLGLLGAAAKLSKNRITQGVGTVYTTLIRGVPDLVLMLLLFYSIQIWLNNLTDMLGWDQIDIDPFVAGVAVLGFIYGAYFTETFRGAFLAVPRGQLEAGAAYGMTGWQVFTRIMFPQMMRFALPGIGNNWQVMVKATALVSIIGLADVVKAAQDAGKGTLRFFFFTLMAGAIYLLITTASNFVLMYLEKRYSTGVRKAEL; this is encoded by the coding sequence ATGCTCTTTCAAGGCTACGGCCCGATCATCTTTGCCGGCACGGTGCAAACCGTGAAGCTGGCGATCCTGTCGCTCGCATTCGCGTTCGTGCTGGGCTTGCTCGGCGCGGCAGCGAAGCTGTCGAAGAACCGGATCACACAGGGCGTCGGCACGGTCTACACGACGCTGATTCGCGGCGTGCCCGACCTCGTGCTGATGCTGCTGCTCTTCTACAGCATCCAGATCTGGCTGAACAATCTCACCGACATGCTCGGCTGGGATCAGATCGACATCGATCCATTCGTCGCCGGCGTCGCCGTGCTCGGCTTCATCTACGGCGCGTACTTCACGGAGACCTTCCGCGGCGCGTTTCTCGCCGTGCCGCGCGGCCAGCTCGAAGCGGGCGCCGCGTACGGCATGACGGGCTGGCAGGTGTTCACGCGGATCATGTTCCCGCAGATGATGCGCTTCGCGCTGCCCGGCATCGGCAATAACTGGCAGGTGATGGTCAAGGCGACGGCGCTGGTATCGATCATCGGCCTCGCGGACGTCGTCAAGGCTGCGCAGGATGCCGGCAAGGGCACGCTGCGGTTCTTCTTCTTCACGCTGATGGCGGGCGCCATCTACCTGCTCATCACGACGGCCTCGAACTTCGTGCTGATGTACCTCGAAAAACGCTACTCGACTGGCGTGCGCAAGGCGGAACTATGA
- a CDS encoding ABC transporter permease yields MIELIQEYWRNYLYTDGYRFTGVAITLWLLVISIGLGFCLSVPLAVARVSKRKWLSTLVWLYTYIFRGTPLYVQLLLCYTGLYSLEIIRSNALTNAFFRDGMHCTLLAFTLNTCAYTTEIFAGAIKATPYGEIEAARAYGMSQFTLYRRVILPSALRRALPYYSNEVILMLHATTVAFTATVPDILKIARDVNSATYRSFDAFGIAALLYLIISFGLVWLFRRAERRWLAYLRPQGK; encoded by the coding sequence ATGATCGAGCTGATCCAGGAATACTGGCGCAACTATCTGTATACGGACGGCTACCGCTTCACGGGCGTCGCCATCACGCTGTGGCTGCTGGTCATTTCCATCGGCCTCGGCTTTTGTCTCTCGGTGCCGCTCGCCGTCGCGCGCGTGTCGAAGCGGAAGTGGCTGTCGACTCTCGTCTGGCTCTATACGTATATCTTCCGTGGCACACCGTTGTACGTGCAACTGTTGCTCTGCTATACAGGTCTGTACAGCCTCGAGATCATCCGCTCGAACGCACTGACGAACGCGTTCTTCCGCGACGGCATGCATTGCACGCTGCTCGCGTTCACGCTGAACACCTGCGCGTACACGACGGAGATCTTCGCGGGCGCTATCAAGGCGACGCCGTATGGCGAGATCGAAGCGGCGCGCGCGTACGGCATGTCGCAATTCACGCTGTATCGCCGCGTGATCCTGCCGTCGGCGCTGCGCCGCGCGCTGCCGTATTACAGCAATGAAGTGATACTCATGCTGCACGCCACTACGGTCGCCTTCACCGCGACGGTGCCTGACATCCTGAAGATCGCGCGCGACGTCAACTCAGCGACCTACCGTTCGTTCGACGCCTTCGGCATCGCCGCCCTCCTCTATCTGATTATCTCTTTTGGGCTCGTCTGGCTGTTCCGCCGCGCCGAGCGCCGCTGGCTCGCTTATCTGCGCCCGCAAGGCAAGTAA
- a CDS encoding ABC transporter ATP-binding protein translates to MNTPATPQMLFVDNLHKQYGDNEVLKGVTLRANRGDVISVIGSSGSGKSTMLRCINFLEQPNSGRIFVEGQEIRTAKDKHGALRVSDPKQLQKMRTKLSMVFQHFNLWTHMTVLENIIEAPLHVLGIPRKEAEDRARTYLEKVGLAPRLEKQYPSHLSGGQQQRVAIARALTMNPDVMLFDEPTSALDPELVGEVLKVMQTLAEEGRTMIVVTHEMAFARNVSNHVMFLHQGRVEEEGRPDEVFRNTKSERLKQFLSGSLK, encoded by the coding sequence ATGAACACTCCAGCTACACCGCAAATGCTTTTCGTCGACAACCTGCATAAGCAGTATGGCGACAATGAAGTTCTCAAAGGCGTCACGCTGCGCGCGAACCGCGGCGACGTGATCAGCGTGATCGGCTCGTCCGGTTCAGGCAAGAGCACGATGCTCCGCTGCATCAACTTTCTCGAGCAGCCGAACTCGGGCCGCATCTTCGTCGAAGGCCAGGAAATTCGCACGGCGAAGGACAAGCACGGCGCGCTGCGCGTGTCGGACCCGAAGCAGTTGCAGAAGATGCGCACCAAGCTCTCGATGGTGTTCCAGCACTTCAACCTGTGGACGCACATGACGGTGCTCGAGAACATCATCGAAGCGCCGCTACATGTGCTCGGCATTCCGCGCAAGGAAGCCGAGGATCGCGCCCGCACGTATCTCGAGAAAGTGGGTCTCGCGCCGCGTCTCGAGAAGCAGTATCCGTCGCATCTGTCGGGCGGCCAGCAGCAGCGCGTGGCGATCGCCCGCGCGCTGACGATGAACCCCGACGTGATGCTGTTCGACGAGCCCACTTCGGCGCTCGACCCGGAACTCGTCGGCGAAGTGCTGAAGGTCATGCAGACGCTTGCCGAGGAAGGCCGCACGATGATCGTCGTCACGCATGAAATGGCCTTCGCGCGCAACGTGTCGAATCACGTGATGTTCCTGCATCAGGGACGTGTCGAAGAAGAAGGCCGTCCTGACGAAGTGTTCAGGAACACGAAGAGTGAGCGCCTGAAGCAGTTTCTCTCCGGCAGCCTGAAATAA
- a CDS encoding porin: protein MKKALAAAALLTFGVAAHAQSSVTLYGRLDAGLEYMSGVPSNQVNGSATNSTHRFRAESGDWGTSLWGLKGAEDLGGGYKAVFQLEGSFNTMTGAGPGGGGLFNRWATVGFASDQYGTFTMGRMLFISNGVWDFDPFGQSNWSSASLVRGRNWPQSSNNVAYQSPKIAGFDFYGQYALSNATNWNGNGTTPQGREAGAQVTYTSSLFQIRGLYDEIRNPANGGLFGPAGDATNTGNIGTGVFAASREYSALVNVFLGQFKIQAAYQAVRTSGATAVLPGTPTTLDHEWGGVTWQATPAAALIAAVYHVNGNNGAGNATIYTVGGSYNLSKRTLLDLQVATVQNSKGANYGLNANNSGTAVATDNPLPGHSQTGVYAGIQHSF from the coding sequence ATGAAGAAAGCTTTGGCTGCCGCAGCGCTGCTGACTTTCGGCGTTGCCGCACACGCACAGAGCAGCGTGACGCTGTACGGGCGTCTGGACGCTGGTCTGGAGTATATGTCGGGTGTGCCGTCGAACCAGGTCAATGGCTCGGCAACGAACAGCACGCACCGCTTCCGCGCAGAAAGCGGCGACTGGGGTACCAGCCTGTGGGGCTTGAAAGGTGCTGAAGATCTGGGCGGCGGCTACAAGGCCGTGTTCCAGTTGGAAGGCTCGTTCAATACGATGACGGGTGCTGGCCCTGGCGGCGGCGGTCTCTTCAATCGTTGGGCGACGGTTGGTTTCGCGAGCGACCAGTACGGTACGTTCACGATGGGCCGCATGCTCTTCATCTCGAACGGCGTGTGGGACTTCGATCCGTTCGGTCAGTCGAACTGGTCGTCGGCATCGCTGGTGCGTGGCCGCAACTGGCCGCAATCGAGCAACAACGTAGCCTACCAGTCGCCGAAGATCGCCGGCTTTGACTTCTACGGTCAATACGCGCTGTCGAACGCAACGAACTGGAACGGTAACGGCACGACGCCGCAAGGCCGTGAAGCGGGTGCGCAGGTCACCTACACGTCATCGCTGTTCCAGATCCGCGGTCTCTATGACGAAATCCGCAATCCGGCAAACGGCGGTCTGTTCGGTCCGGCAGGCGATGCCACGAACACGGGCAACATCGGCACGGGCGTATTCGCAGCATCGCGCGAATACTCGGCTCTCGTGAACGTGTTCCTCGGCCAGTTCAAGATCCAGGCTGCTTACCAGGCGGTTCGCACGTCGGGCGCAACGGCAGTTCTGCCGGGCACGCCGACGACGCTCGATCACGAATGGGGCGGTGTGACGTGGCAAGCTACGCCGGCTGCAGCTCTGATCGCTGCCGTGTATCACGTGAACGGCAACAATGGCGCGGGTAACGCGACGATCTACACGGTCGGCGGCTCGTACAACCTGTCGAAGCGCACGCTGCTGGACCTGCAAGTCGCAACGGTGCAGAACAGCAAGGGTGCTAACTACGGCCTGAACGCCAACAACTCCGGCACGGCAGTCGCAACGGACAACCCGTTGCCCGGCCACAGCCAGACGGGCGTGTACGCAGGTATCCAGCACTCGTTCTAA
- the glnK gene encoding P-II family nitrogen regulator, with protein MKRITAVIKPFKLDEVREALAEVGLTGLTVTEVKGFGRQKGHTELYRGAEYVVDFLPKVKIEVVVANDQCDQVIDAIIGAARTGKIGDGKIFVADVERVIRIRTGEENEAAV; from the coding sequence ATGAAACGCATTACTGCCGTCATCAAACCCTTCAAGCTCGACGAAGTCCGCGAAGCGCTCGCCGAAGTCGGCCTGACCGGGTTGACCGTCACCGAGGTCAAAGGCTTTGGCCGCCAGAAAGGTCACACCGAGCTGTATCGCGGCGCTGAATACGTCGTCGATTTCCTGCCGAAAGTGAAGATCGAAGTCGTCGTCGCGAACGATCAATGCGATCAGGTGATCGATGCCATCATCGGCGCGGCGCGCACGGGCAAGATCGGCGACGGCAAGATTTTCGTCGCGGATGTCGAACGCGTGATCCGCATTCGTACGGGTGAGGAGAACGAAGCGGCTGTGTGA